A single region of the Bdellovibrio sp. GT3 genome encodes:
- a CDS encoding O-methyltransferase — MKNSWLANPKVQSLLASLYKDSADNDAANRKEANELPDTATSAEFYTAMRKVYMAVGKDFGNMLYAQARATNAKTIVEFGTSFGVSTIYLAAAIKDNGGGKVITTEFHPEKAAKAKQNLTEAGLIEYVEFRVGDALQTLKQDQPQNVDMLFLDGPKGMYMDVLKLMQGQLRSGGILASDNTDHDGLQEYLAYIRNTENGYISSAMHTKRGDRYPAHEISVKI, encoded by the coding sequence ATGAAAAATTCATGGCTGGCAAATCCTAAAGTTCAATCTCTTCTGGCAAGTCTTTATAAAGACTCTGCGGATAACGATGCGGCAAACCGCAAGGAAGCCAATGAACTTCCGGATACAGCAACCTCTGCGGAGTTCTACACAGCTATGCGCAAGGTCTACATGGCGGTGGGTAAGGACTTCGGAAATATGTTGTATGCGCAAGCCCGTGCGACCAATGCAAAAACGATTGTCGAGTTCGGTACTTCGTTCGGTGTTTCCACAATTTATTTGGCGGCAGCGATCAAAGACAATGGCGGCGGCAAAGTGATCACGACGGAATTCCATCCGGAAAAAGCGGCGAAAGCAAAACAGAATCTGACTGAAGCGGGCTTGATCGAATACGTTGAGTTCAGAGTAGGGGATGCATTGCAAACCTTGAAGCAGGATCAACCACAGAATGTAGATATGCTGTTTCTGGATGGCCCCAAGGGCATGTACATGGATGTTCTTAAGTTGATGCAAGGACAATTGCGCAGCGGTGGCATTCTTGCCAGCGATAATACAGATCACGATGGTTTGCAGGAGTATCTGGCCTATATCAGAAACACTGAAAACGGTTATATCTCATCGGCGATGCATACGAAGCGTGGCGACCGATATCCCGCTCATGAAATCAGCGTGAAGATCTAA
- the ilvA gene encoding threonine ammonia-lyase codes for MKVTFEDIQKARELIKDIISPTEMSHSISASNLLNSEVYFKFENTQRTGSFKFRGAFNKISNLSAEEKARGVVASSAGNHAQGVALSARLAGVKSTIVMPENCSISKATATRAYGANVILKGEIYDEAYEHAQKLEKEHGYTFVHPYQDPFVIAGQGTIGIEILEKVPDLDTVIIPIGGGGLISGVALAVKTLNPKIRVIGVQSDRSPGMACLYNKQTPDQKKKRAATIADGIAIKNPSQIIYDSFISKYVDQVVTVSDDEIAEAIVFLMERAKTVAEGSGAAAMAAAMHAGINLGKKCCVIISGGNIDLNIVSKIIDRGQALRGKLCELSVIVDDLPGNLSNLTQVIAAEKANVLEVRHDRVSQGLSLRETRIDFVLETSSIEHVEKIKKALEASGAKII; via the coding sequence ATGAAAGTTACTTTTGAAGACATTCAAAAAGCGCGCGAGCTTATTAAAGATATCATCAGCCCGACTGAGATGAGTCACTCCATCAGTGCGAGCAATCTCCTGAACAGTGAAGTGTATTTCAAATTCGAAAACACTCAGCGTACGGGCAGCTTTAAATTCCGTGGAGCTTTCAATAAAATTTCAAATTTGAGTGCCGAAGAAAAAGCCCGCGGAGTGGTGGCAAGCTCTGCCGGAAATCACGCGCAAGGTGTGGCGTTGTCGGCAAGGTTGGCGGGCGTGAAGTCCACCATCGTGATGCCAGAGAATTGCTCGATCAGCAAAGCGACGGCGACTCGGGCTTACGGTGCGAACGTGATTCTTAAAGGTGAAATCTATGATGAAGCCTACGAACACGCACAGAAGCTTGAAAAAGAACACGGGTATACTTTCGTACATCCTTATCAGGACCCATTCGTGATCGCAGGCCAGGGCACAATTGGAATTGAAATTCTGGAGAAAGTTCCAGATCTGGACACCGTGATTATTCCAATCGGTGGTGGCGGACTTATCAGCGGAGTGGCGCTGGCGGTAAAAACCCTGAATCCTAAAATCCGTGTGATCGGCGTGCAAAGTGATCGTTCGCCGGGAATGGCCTGTCTTTACAACAAACAAACTCCTGATCAAAAAAAGAAACGGGCGGCAACGATTGCGGATGGTATCGCGATCAAGAATCCGTCACAGATTATTTACGACAGCTTTATTTCCAAGTATGTCGATCAGGTGGTGACGGTCAGTGATGACGAAATTGCCGAAGCGATTGTATTCCTGATGGAGCGTGCAAAAACAGTGGCCGAGGGCTCTGGAGCGGCGGCGATGGCAGCGGCCATGCATGCGGGAATTAATCTGGGCAAGAAGTGCTGTGTGATCATCAGTGGTGGCAACATCGACTTGAATATCGTCAGCAAAATCATTGATCGTGGTCAGGCGTTGCGTGGGAAATTGTGTGAACTCTCTGTGATCGTCGACGATTTGCCGGGGAACTTAAGTAATTTGACCCAGGTTATTGCGGCAGAAAAAGCCAATGTTCTTGAAGTTCGTCATGACCGTGTATCGCAAGGTTTGTCTTTGCGTGAAACCAGAATTGATTTTGTGTTGGAGACTTCCAGCATTGAACATGTGGAAAAAATCAAAAAAGCCCTGGAAGCATCCGGAGCTAAAATTATTTAG
- a CDS encoding substrate-binding periplasmic protein, giving the protein MKTLVSAIILIFGIQSLPAKADTILVRSDAWCPYVCDSSSAPGYMVEVATKIFEKAGHKVKFSMVNWARAVNETRKNKATAVVGANYNDCPDFVFPTKTLGLGQDFFFVKKDSNWTYKDYSSLTGKKIGVINGYAYGGDVDRIINENREIFVSISGEHPLEQILKMMESKRLDAFIENQLVLRTVLAEMKINPDEYKAVSSTVANDAKLFMAFSPANKKSEEYAKVFSKGLIEMRQNGELARILMKYGVPDWDPHSTTPDPTK; this is encoded by the coding sequence ATGAAAACTCTTGTGTCTGCAATCATACTCATCTTCGGAATTCAGTCGCTGCCGGCGAAAGCTGACACGATTCTAGTTCGATCCGATGCATGGTGCCCATACGTCTGCGACAGCAGCTCGGCTCCAGGGTATATGGTTGAAGTCGCCACCAAAATCTTTGAAAAAGCCGGCCACAAAGTAAAGTTCTCGATGGTCAATTGGGCCCGTGCGGTCAATGAAACCCGTAAAAATAAGGCCACCGCCGTTGTGGGTGCCAACTATAACGATTGCCCCGATTTTGTCTTCCCGACAAAAACACTGGGACTTGGCCAGGATTTCTTCTTCGTCAAAAAAGACTCCAATTGGACTTACAAGGATTACTCCTCCCTGACGGGTAAAAAAATTGGGGTCATCAACGGTTATGCCTACGGCGGTGATGTGGATCGCATCATCAATGAAAATCGGGAAATCTTTGTATCCATATCGGGCGAACATCCCCTGGAGCAAATTCTGAAAATGATGGAAAGCAAACGTCTGGATGCCTTCATCGAAAATCAGCTGGTTCTGCGCACGGTTCTGGCCGAAATGAAAATAAATCCTGACGAATACAAAGCCGTCAGCTCCACAGTTGCCAATGATGCAAAGCTGTTTATGGCGTTTTCCCCGGCCAATAAAAAGTCGGAAGAATATGCCAAGGTTTTTTCCAAGGGCTTGATAGAGATGCGCCAAAACGGTGAATTGGCGCGCATCCTGATGAAATACGGAGTCCCTGATTGGGACCCCCACTCAACGACACCGGATCCAACTAAATAA
- the msrA gene encoding peptide-methionine (S)-S-oxide reductase MsrA has translation MKSEIAYLAGGCFWGMEDLLRKLPGVMKTEVGYMGGNTQNATYNEVKTGTTNHAESVKVEFNPDQLSYENLLLYFFKIHDPTTENRQGNDIGTQYRSEIFYTSEEQKQTAEKVIARVDKSGAWGKPAATTVEEASPFWSAEGYHQDYLLKNPGGYTCHFVRKVDF, from the coding sequence ATGAAATCAGAAATCGCATACCTGGCTGGTGGTTGTTTTTGGGGCATGGAGGACCTTTTACGCAAACTGCCTGGGGTCATGAAGACTGAAGTGGGTTACATGGGTGGCAACACCCAAAATGCCACCTACAACGAAGTCAAAACCGGCACGACAAATCATGCTGAATCCGTCAAAGTTGAATTCAATCCAGATCAACTGTCTTACGAGAATCTTCTGCTCTATTTTTTCAAAATCCATGATCCAACCACGGAAAACCGCCAAGGTAACGACATTGGCACCCAATATCGCAGCGAGATTTTCTATACCTCCGAAGAGCAAAAACAAACGGCCGAAAAGGTCATTGCCCGTGTGGACAAATCCGGTGCTTGGGGCAAGCCAGCTGCCACCACAGTTGAAGAGGCCTCTCCATTTTGGTCTGCAGAGGGGTATCATCAGGATTACTTGCTGAAAAATCCGGGCGGATACACATGCCACTTCGTTCGCAAAGTCGATTTCTAG
- a CDS encoding hydantoinase B/oxoprolinase family protein: MSYHIELFHSLLSDFLQGESALLTTENDVLMVRGSNPVSYGTLVTAANTASKYLKLAEGDIALLNDPYSGGTTLDEITFIMAVSEDLIWVNRRTLNKNIKFAKSVEEEGLRIPPTPLRQKGQLNEMILGAMSAHPACPANFTEWIKVQCADMIASAQKLHDTIEGTGISVTGELIEDYLHLSKKLAVQKISERASGETRVDVVLDSGELLRLNLEIQDGRVAMDFGGTSAAKTLHLTESAAYGTCFKAISDFYGFDRYANTGSFSILQVTKPAGCWLMAKYPASTLKGMTCGVAALKTAVDLALSYIHTKNEKSLSSTTPLLVQLNHESTQTFLSIGGGQGATSEVEGRSAHIETLSVETLERQFPVRIHRIDRRNSIGGKGKFNGGRGMICKIEALEDLQAAWLTDMTLHRPRLPKNCSHGDPSEVTIEHAGTTKSLPVLGQQKILKGEIVSFCSGSGGGYGRPETKVIVE; this comes from the coding sequence ATGTCTTACCATATCGAACTTTTTCATTCTTTGCTTTCTGATTTCCTGCAAGGCGAATCAGCCCTGCTTACAACTGAAAATGACGTACTCATGGTACGTGGAAGCAACCCGGTCTCCTATGGCACTTTGGTGACGGCTGCCAACACCGCTTCAAAGTATTTGAAATTGGCTGAAGGCGATATTGCCCTATTGAACGATCCTTACAGCGGTGGAACGACCCTGGATGAAATCACTTTTATCATGGCCGTTTCCGAAGATCTGATCTGGGTCAACCGCCGAACTTTGAACAAGAACATCAAGTTCGCAAAAAGTGTCGAAGAAGAAGGCCTCAGAATTCCCCCGACTCCTTTACGCCAAAAAGGTCAGCTCAATGAAATGATTCTGGGAGCGATGAGTGCTCACCCTGCATGCCCGGCGAATTTCACGGAGTGGATCAAAGTACAATGCGCAGACATGATTGCCAGTGCTCAAAAGCTGCATGACACAATCGAAGGCACTGGAATTTCCGTCACCGGCGAACTGATCGAAGACTATCTGCATCTGTCCAAGAAACTGGCGGTGCAAAAGATTTCCGAAAGAGCCTCTGGTGAAACGCGGGTTGATGTTGTTTTGGATAGTGGCGAATTGCTGCGCTTGAATCTGGAAATTCAGGACGGACGCGTTGCCATGGATTTCGGGGGCACTTCGGCTGCCAAAACCCTGCACCTGACAGAGTCAGCGGCTTATGGGACTTGTTTTAAAGCCATCAGTGATTTCTACGGCTTTGATCGCTATGCAAACACAGGTTCTTTTTCAATTTTACAAGTCACCAAGCCCGCGGGCTGCTGGTTGATGGCCAAGTACCCGGCGTCAACTTTGAAGGGAATGACCTGCGGAGTGGCGGCACTGAAAACGGCTGTCGATCTGGCTTTGTCATACATTCACACTAAAAATGAAAAATCACTTAGCTCAACCACTCCCCTTTTGGTGCAACTGAATCATGAGTCCACTCAGACTTTCCTGAGCATCGGTGGTGGTCAGGGAGCAACGTCTGAAGTTGAAGGACGCAGTGCCCACATTGAAACCCTGTCGGTCGAGACTTTGGAAAGACAGTTCCCGGTGCGTATTCACCGTATCGACCGTCGCAACTCCATCGGTGGAAAAGGAAAGTTCAACGGTGGTCGCGGCATGATTTGTAAAATCGAGGCCTTGGAAGATCTCCAAGCAGCGTGGTTGACAGATATGACTTTGCATCGCCCTCGCTTGCCAAAAAATTGCTCGCATGGGGACCCTTCCGAGGTCACCATTGAACACGCAGGCACAACAAAGAGCTTGCCTGTATTGGGACAACAAAAGATTCTAAAAGGCGAGATCGTGAGCTTCTGCTCAGGATCTGGCGGTGGCTACGGCCGACCGGAAACAAAGGTCATTGTCGAATAG
- a CDS encoding hydantoinase/oxoprolinase N-terminal domain-containing protein, which produces MQNSFMLGVSVGESFAEYILLDGSNTVAAKRAYLSRENLKNSLQQFLSTHKDKGIAKAFVSLRISDKLMDYKLSGAVAHVTTEGFENWLELRGCSGSALTSSELHFSVRERVLASGQILHPLDDQEIEGIAAKILLMNIKKVCLHFLHANINPAHEKQALELFKAKGIEVYIPEKTENQDEVTRWRKNALNATVSGLFQDLKKDLLEGMKDAVSEASVFFVGAEGEIFQDETHKCVGSLFGSYSALGLQYQKSQMDVLHLGLEDFVLISPNSWSNTWESPWGKVEIKSVQIRPLKIQPTMGLKLNSFKHFDFSNSIEGWEPGPMSIGRGQKPTLIDLWTENAKLTKTEGLQDRTVAAGIQKFKTALLTLVKSSYDRNLEISTVIKEMQSLGMQKIVMESLLHRQNKKIKVTGPLAELFANGFKKDSNATIDDQDFAEARAVVAVGMKAKV; this is translated from the coding sequence ATGCAAAACAGTTTCATGTTAGGTGTAAGTGTGGGCGAATCCTTCGCAGAATATATTCTGCTGGATGGATCAAACACGGTTGCAGCCAAACGCGCCTACCTGTCCCGTGAGAACTTAAAGAATTCTCTTCAACAATTCCTTTCAACTCACAAAGACAAAGGCATTGCCAAAGCTTTCGTGAGCCTGAGAATTTCCGACAAACTCATGGATTATAAACTCTCCGGTGCCGTTGCACATGTAACGACCGAGGGTTTTGAAAACTGGCTTGAACTTCGCGGTTGCTCAGGATCAGCACTCACTTCTTCCGAACTGCATTTTTCCGTCCGCGAAAGAGTGCTGGCTTCAGGTCAGATTCTGCATCCGTTGGACGACCAGGAAATTGAAGGCATTGCCGCAAAAATTCTTTTGATGAATATCAAAAAGGTCTGTCTTCACTTTTTGCATGCGAACATCAATCCTGCACATGAAAAGCAGGCGCTTGAGTTGTTCAAGGCAAAAGGCATCGAAGTTTACATCCCTGAAAAAACTGAAAATCAGGACGAGGTCACTCGTTGGAGAAAAAATGCGCTTAACGCCACTGTCTCCGGCCTGTTTCAGGATCTGAAAAAAGATCTTCTTGAGGGCATGAAAGATGCTGTCTCCGAGGCCAGCGTATTTTTCGTAGGCGCTGAAGGTGAAATCTTTCAGGACGAGACTCACAAATGCGTGGGCAGTCTATTTGGTTCCTATAGCGCGCTGGGACTGCAGTATCAAAAATCCCAGATGGATGTTTTGCATCTGGGACTTGAGGACTTTGTATTGATCTCTCCCAACTCGTGGAGCAACACCTGGGAAAGTCCTTGGGGCAAAGTTGAAATCAAAAGTGTGCAAATTCGTCCACTGAAGATTCAACCGACAATGGGTTTAAAACTGAACTCATTCAAACACTTTGATTTCAGCAACAGCATTGAGGGTTGGGAACCCGGCCCAATGAGTATCGGTCGCGGGCAAAAACCCACACTGATTGATCTTTGGACTGAGAACGCCAAACTGACCAAAACAGAGGGACTGCAGGATCGTACTGTGGCTGCGGGAATTCAAAAATTTAAAACCGCTCTTCTGACTCTGGTTAAATCCAGTTATGATCGCAATCTTGAAATTTCAACTGTGATCAAAGAAATGCAAAGCCTGGGCATGCAGAAAATCGTGATGGAATCCCTTCTGCATCGCCAGAATAAAAAAATCAAAGTCACAGGCCCCCTGGCTGAGCTTTTTGCAAATGGTTTCAAAAAAGACAGCAATGCCACTATTGATGATCAGGATTTTGCTGAAGCCCGCGCCGTGGTTGCGGTGGGCATGAAGGCGAAGGTTTAA
- the hisC gene encoding histidinol-phosphate transaminase codes for MKISPEILNLVPYKPGKPISETQREYGLKTVYKLASNENPLGPSPKAMDAVKKALEHQNLYPDPSHYELLHTISKQWGFPTNQLAIGNGSDELIDLLTRIFCEPKQGVLTSVAAFNAYEVSAAANRAAIRKVPLTSGYRFDLEAIADYFFAHPEQDIRLIFVSNPNNPTGTYASKAEIESFLERVGNRDDVMVVFDEAYNEFVRAEDYASAQNYMSKYNNLIVLRTFSKIYGLAGFRIGAMIAPAAVVEVFNRVRKPFNVNDLAQVAANAALQDKEFLQRSQQICWKGLDYFYKKLEELGLPYIHSQGNFVMFDTLRDAVKVNEALLRRGIIMRPVLNYGFKTHMRLSVGLDHENEAAIAALKEVLKEIPILAGTPIPTV; via the coding sequence GTGAAGATTTCTCCAGAAATTCTAAATCTAGTACCCTACAAACCTGGAAAACCGATCTCCGAGACTCAGCGCGAATACGGCTTGAAAACCGTTTATAAGCTTGCCAGCAATGAAAACCCGCTAGGGCCGAGTCCTAAAGCTATGGATGCCGTTAAAAAAGCACTGGAGCACCAAAATCTTTATCCAGATCCTTCTCATTATGAGCTTTTACATACAATTTCAAAACAATGGGGTTTCCCGACAAATCAACTTGCAATCGGCAATGGCAGTGATGAGTTGATCGATCTGCTAACACGCATTTTCTGTGAGCCGAAGCAGGGGGTTTTGACTTCCGTGGCCGCTTTTAATGCCTATGAAGTGAGTGCCGCAGCGAACAGAGCGGCGATTCGCAAGGTGCCTTTGACTTCGGGATATCGTTTTGACTTGGAAGCGATTGCTGATTACTTCTTTGCCCATCCCGAACAGGATATCCGTCTGATTTTTGTTTCAAATCCGAATAATCCTACAGGAACGTATGCCTCCAAAGCCGAAATCGAATCTTTCCTGGAGCGCGTTGGAAATCGTGATGATGTCATGGTTGTCTTCGACGAGGCTTATAACGAATTTGTGCGAGCTGAAGACTATGCATCTGCGCAAAATTACATGAGCAAATACAATAACCTGATTGTTTTGCGCACCTTCTCGAAAATATACGGTTTGGCGGGCTTCCGCATTGGGGCGATGATCGCGCCAGCCGCTGTGGTGGAGGTTTTTAACCGTGTGCGCAAGCCGTTCAATGTCAATGATTTAGCGCAAGTGGCTGCAAATGCGGCCCTGCAAGATAAAGAATTCCTACAACGCTCGCAGCAAATTTGCTGGAAAGGGCTTGATTACTTCTACAAGAAATTAGAAGAATTAGGCCTGCCGTACATTCATTCCCAAGGTAACTTCGTCATGTTTGACACACTTCGTGACGCGGTTAAAGTCAATGAAGCCTTGCTTCGTCGTGGGATCATCATGCGCCCTGTTCTTAATTATGGGTTCAAGACGCATATGCGTTTGAGTGTCGGACTTGATCATGAAAACGAAGCTGCAATTGCGGCTTTGAAAGAAGTGCTCAAAGAGATTCCTATTTTGGCTGGAACACCGATTCCAACAGTTTAG
- the cmk gene encoding (d)CMP kinase, giving the protein MGLVVTIDGPAASGKSSVSRELAHRLGWKWVSTGAFYRGLAYAAIQLNVDLDDVTALAELTHNPVWNVSLEADRTRVYFKNQDVTDAIAHETVGNFASKVSHYPEVRKALLDAQRNCSNGEHGLVAEGRDCGTVVFPTAEAKVYLTASSEHRAARRATELGLDHGDMVKAQKQRDHQDSTRKAAPMSVPTGALELDSTELDLQQVVDKVEAFVKSKI; this is encoded by the coding sequence ATGGGATTAGTAGTAACGATCGATGGACCTGCGGCCTCTGGTAAATCTTCAGTGAGCCGTGAACTTGCCCACCGCCTTGGCTGGAAGTGGGTTTCTACAGGTGCCTTCTATCGTGGCTTGGCCTATGCCGCTATTCAATTGAATGTGGACCTTGATGACGTGACGGCTTTGGCTGAATTGACTCATAATCCAGTTTGGAACGTGAGCCTGGAAGCGGATCGCACGCGCGTGTATTTCAAAAATCAAGATGTAACAGACGCGATTGCTCACGAAACCGTTGGTAACTTCGCTTCCAAAGTCAGTCATTACCCTGAAGTTCGTAAAGCTTTGTTGGATGCGCAACGCAATTGCAGCAATGGTGAACATGGACTTGTGGCGGAAGGCCGTGATTGCGGAACAGTTGTATTCCCAACAGCTGAAGCCAAAGTTTATCTGACAGCATCCTCTGAACACAGAGCTGCTCGTCGTGCGACAGAGTTGGGTCTTGATCACGGTGACATGGTAAAAGCGCAAAAACAACGCGATCACCAGGACTCCACTCGTAAAGCGGCACCTATGTCAGTTCCGACAGGCGCTTTGGAACTTGATTCCACTGAATTGGACCTGCAACAGGTCGTCGACAAAGTCGAAGCTTTCGTAAAATCTAAAATCTAA
- a CDS encoding LysR family transcriptional regulator has translation MKYRIRDIENFVATSSCRTIVEASTKLEISQPALSESLKRLETDAGTILFYRSRTGIELTASGRVFLGKAQILLRTLTELEFPDSDKALFAGRSITIGCHTTVAQYTIPKALRHIRSAAPDYRVELRHDLSRNIQLGIQRGTIDVGIVINPVPNPDLVIQKLATDTVTVWQGKGAVDKDTVIANTELFQTQSIFKKWKSKPGKVIQTDSLELICSMVNENLGLGVIPSRAVSASGFKLKPVADLPSYSDEICLVYRPEFGRNPAEKLVIEGIKQSLKF, from the coding sequence ATGAAATACAGAATCCGCGATATCGAGAACTTTGTAGCCACCAGCAGTTGCAGAACAATTGTGGAGGCATCCACCAAACTGGAAATCAGCCAGCCGGCTTTATCAGAAAGTCTGAAACGTCTGGAGACTGACGCCGGAACCATATTGTTTTATCGTTCGCGAACCGGCATTGAGCTGACCGCCAGTGGACGAGTCTTCCTGGGCAAAGCTCAAATCCTTTTGCGCACTCTGACTGAACTTGAATTCCCCGATAGTGACAAAGCCCTTTTTGCGGGTCGAAGCATCACCATCGGCTGTCACACTACGGTGGCTCAGTATACGATCCCGAAAGCTCTGCGCCATATTCGCTCTGCAGCTCCGGACTATCGCGTGGAGCTGCGACATGACCTATCCAGAAACATTCAACTGGGAATTCAACGTGGCACCATCGATGTTGGTATCGTTATCAATCCTGTCCCCAATCCAGACCTGGTAATTCAAAAGCTCGCAACCGACACTGTTACTGTCTGGCAGGGTAAAGGCGCTGTCGACAAAGATACCGTCATTGCAAATACGGAACTATTTCAGACTCAGTCCATCTTTAAAAAATGGAAAAGCAAGCCAGGTAAGGTCATTCAAACGGACAGCTTGGAATTGATCTGCAGCATGGTAAATGAAAACCTGGGTTTGGGAGTTATTCCTTCACGCGCAGTCTCGGCATCCGGATTCAAACTGAAACCCGTTGCAGATCTCCCCTCCTACTCCGATGAAATCTGTCTGGTTTATCGCCCTGAATTCGGCAGGAATCCGGCAGAAAAGCTGGTCATTGAAGGAATCAAACAGTCCCTCAAATTCTAG
- a CDS encoding alpha/beta fold hydrolase codes for MSSFFTVSDGTKIFYKDWGQGQPVLFSHGWPLTSDAWESQMLALLHEGYRVIAHDRRGHGRSSQTWEGNHMDQYADDLAELIDELDLHDLILVGHSTGGGEVARYLGRHGTTRVAKAVLVGAVPPLMLKTPQNPGGLPKEVFDDIRQGVADNRSQFYQDLSKKFYGFNRMMNKTSQGLCDSFWLQGMMGGIKAQWDCIEQFSEVDYSDDIKKIDVPTLLIHGSDDQIVPIGASAIEAVKLIPNATLKVYDGADHGLAQTQPERFNSDLLEFLGSPSEVMAGRNLGRLSEEQSLKHH; via the coding sequence ATGAGTTCATTCTTTACTGTCTCCGATGGTACAAAGATCTTTTACAAAGACTGGGGCCAAGGGCAGCCCGTACTGTTTTCTCACGGTTGGCCACTCACTTCGGATGCCTGGGAGTCACAGATGCTGGCTCTGCTTCATGAAGGTTATCGTGTGATAGCCCACGACCGTCGTGGTCACGGAAGATCCAGCCAAACTTGGGAAGGCAACCATATGGATCAGTACGCCGACGATCTGGCAGAACTCATTGATGAATTGGATTTGCACGATCTTATCCTGGTCGGTCATTCCACAGGTGGAGGTGAAGTGGCTCGATATCTTGGCCGCCATGGCACAACCCGTGTTGCGAAGGCTGTTTTGGTCGGAGCCGTTCCTCCCCTGATGCTGAAGACGCCCCAGAATCCCGGCGGCCTTCCCAAAGAGGTCTTCGATGATATTCGCCAGGGAGTCGCCGACAATCGGTCGCAGTTCTATCAGGATTTGTCGAAAAAGTTTTACGGCTTCAACCGCATGATGAATAAAACATCCCAAGGACTGTGTGATTCCTTCTGGCTGCAGGGCATGATGGGTGGAATCAAGGCTCAGTGGGACTGCATCGAGCAGTTTTCAGAAGTGGACTATTCCGACGACATCAAGAAAATCGATGTTCCCACTTTACTGATTCATGGTAGCGACGATCAGATTGTGCCGATCGGCGCCTCTGCCATTGAGGCGGTGAAGCTAATTCCGAACGCGACTCTTAAGGTCTATGACGGAGCCGATCACGGGCTGGCGCAAACGCAGCCAGAGCGCTTTAATTCCGACCTATTGGAATTCCTGGGCAGTCCATCTGAAGTGATGGCTGGACGAAACCTGGGCCGCTTAAGCGAGGAACAGAGCCTTAAGCATCACTGA